One Faecalicatena sp. Marseille-Q4148 DNA window includes the following coding sequences:
- a CDS encoding ATP-binding protein encodes MRSDELLLYRNMPQEQIMHKIEYLAAHCGKTSNMEEEKRCFFETLNQLLVLADQYGLKGNLWQAYLTLLLASHENPYSMACEISGVAEGTLGEVAAHDFEIFRELFALDLSCLCKDSEGVVLNMIQQYHVGNRHGTAFNRRIRDRIEHLTKELADAKNLQAFQDAVTEFYKEYGVGKFGLHKAFRIERAEDRMQIIPITKTAHVELDDLIGYETAKKKLIQNTEAFVEGRSANNCLLFGAAGTGKSSAIKAILNRYYDQGLRMIEVYKHQFQDLQEVIQQIKNRNYRFIIYMDDLSFEEFEIEYKYLKAVIEGGLEKKPENILIYATSNRRHLIRESFRDREEYDSDIHANDTVQEKLSLVARFGETIFFDSPAKKEFQQIVCELAKRNGIELPQEQLLLEANRWELTHGGLSGRTAQQFIDHLKGSR; translated from the coding sequence ATGAGAAGTGATGAACTATTATTATACCGGAATATGCCGCAGGAGCAAATTATGCATAAGATCGAATATTTAGCAGCGCATTGCGGAAAAACATCAAATATGGAAGAAGAAAAAAGATGTTTTTTTGAGACTCTGAACCAACTTCTTGTTTTGGCGGATCAGTATGGGTTGAAAGGGAATCTTTGGCAGGCGTATTTGACGCTTCTGCTTGCCAGCCATGAGAATCCGTACAGTATGGCATGTGAGATTTCAGGAGTCGCAGAAGGTACGCTTGGCGAAGTGGCAGCCCATGATTTTGAAATTTTCCGGGAATTGTTTGCTCTTGATCTGAGTTGTCTGTGCAAAGATTCGGAAGGAGTCGTTTTGAACATGATTCAGCAATATCATGTGGGAAATCGTCACGGTACAGCATTTAACAGAAGAATTCGTGATCGGATTGAGCATTTGACGAAAGAACTTGCAGATGCGAAGAATCTGCAAGCGTTTCAAGATGCAGTTACGGAGTTTTATAAGGAATATGGTGTGGGGAAATTTGGTCTTCATAAGGCATTTCGCATAGAGCGCGCAGAGGACCGGATGCAGATTATTCCAATCACAAAGACTGCCCATGTGGAGTTGGATGATTTGATCGGCTATGAAACCGCTAAAAAGAAATTGATTCAGAATACAGAAGCATTTGTAGAGGGGAGAAGTGCCAATAACTGTCTGCTGTTTGGTGCAGCCGGTACAGGAAAATCTTCTGCAATTAAGGCGATTTTAAACCGCTATTATGATCAGGGACTTCGGATGATTGAAGTATACAAGCATCAGTTTCAGGATCTGCAGGAGGTGATCCAGCAGATTAAAAATAGAAATTATCGATTTATTATTTATATGGATGATCTGTCATTTGAGGAATTTGAGATTGAATATAAATATTTAAAAGCGGTGATAGAAGGCGGACTGGAAAAGAAGCCGGAAAATATCCTAATCTATGCCACATCGAACCGGAGACATTTGATTCGGGAGTCATTCCGCGACAGGGAGGAATATGACAGTGATATTCATGCAAACGATACGGTGCAGGAAAAATTATCCCTTGTGGCTCGGTTTGGTGAGACGATTTTCTTTGATTCTCCGGCAAAGAAGGAATTTCAGCAGATAGTATGTGAACTTGCCAAAAGAAATGGAATAGAACTTCCGCAGGAGCAACTGCTTTTAGAAGCGAATCGCTGGGAACTGACACACGGCGGGCTGTCCGGCCGCACCGCGCAGCAGTTCATAGATCATTTAAAAGGAAGCAGATAA
- the pheA gene encoding prephenate dehydratase, which yields MISLEEIRKNLDEIDSEIVALYEKRMQLCKEVAEYKIATGKKVFDKERENQKLAAVSELASNAFNRKGIKELFEQLMAMSRKLQYQEIARKGTSGRLPFIRVEELDTKGARIVFPGTEGAYTQAAMQKYFGEDINSFHVRTFREAVEAMEEGTADFAVLPIENSSAGGVNEVNDLLVAYENYIVGEVVLPIEHTLSGIKGTDLETIEAVYSHPQGLMQCEHFLDEHRNWQQISVANTAIAAERVLSEQDIHKAAICSAYAAKVHGLEILKEHVNDEDNNSTRFIVITNQKIFLPDADKISICFEVPHESGSLYHILSHFIYNDLNMTKIESRPVEGKTWEYRFFIDFEGNLADSAVKNAIRGLREETRTLKILGNYAEAVR from the coding sequence ATGATATCACTGGAAGAGATTAGAAAGAATCTGGATGAAATTGACAGCGAGATTGTAGCGCTGTATGAGAAGCGAATGCAGCTCTGCAAAGAAGTTGCAGAATATAAAATTGCAACAGGGAAGAAAGTATTTGATAAGGAGCGGGAGAATCAGAAACTGGCAGCTGTTTCTGAACTGGCTTCCAATGCATTTAACCGAAAAGGAATTAAAGAGTTATTTGAACAGTTGATGGCAATGAGCAGAAAACTTCAGTATCAGGAGATTGCAAGGAAGGGAACTTCCGGTCGTCTGCCGTTTATTCGTGTAGAAGAACTTGATACGAAAGGCGCCAGAATTGTATTTCCGGGAACAGAAGGGGCATATACACAAGCAGCAATGCAGAAATATTTTGGTGAAGATATCAACAGTTTCCATGTAAGGACGTTCCGGGAAGCGGTGGAAGCGATGGAGGAAGGAACAGCAGACTTTGCAGTGCTTCCGATTGAGAATTCTTCTGCCGGCGGAGTAAATGAAGTAAATGATCTTCTTGTGGCATATGAGAATTATATTGTGGGAGAAGTTGTGCTTCCGATCGAACATACGCTATCTGGTATAAAAGGAACTGATCTGGAGACGATTGAAGCAGTGTATTCCCATCCGCAGGGGTTAATGCAGTGTGAGCATTTCCTGGATGAACACAGAAACTGGCAGCAGATTAGTGTGGCGAATACGGCGATTGCGGCAGAGCGTGTTCTGAGTGAACAGGATATTCATAAGGCTGCTATCTGCAGCGCCTATGCAGCTAAGGTGCATGGACTGGAAATACTGAAAGAGCATGTAAATGATGAAGATAATAATTCCACCCGTTTTATTGTGATTACAAATCAGAAAATTTTCCTGCCGGATGCGGATAAGATCAGTATCTGCTTTGAAGTACCGCATGAGAGTGGTTCGCTGTATCATATTTTGTCGCATTTCATTTACAATGATCTGAATATGACAAAAATTGAATCCAGACCGGTGGAGGGAAAGACGTGGGAATATCGGTTCTTCATTGATTTTGAAGGAAATCTGGCAGACAGTGCGGTGAAAAATGCAATTAGAGGACTTCGGGAGGAGACAAGAACTTTGAAAATTCTTGGAAATTATGCAGAAGCAGTCAGATGA
- the pyrB gene encoding aspartate carbamoyltransferase, producing the protein MRHLMSPLDFSVEELDQLLDLANDIEQHPAKYAHACDGKIMATLFYEPSTRTRLSHEAAMLRLGGSVLGFSSADSSSAAKGESVSDTIRTVSCYADIAAMRHPKEGAPMVACRHSSIPVINAGDGGHQHPTQTLTDLLTIRSTKGRLNNLKIGLCGDLKFGRTVHSLIHALVRYEGISFVLISPEELRLPSYIREDVLDKNHIPYEEVVRLEDAMPSLDILYMTRVQKERFFNEEDYVRMKDFYILDKKKMELAKEDMFVLHPLPRVNEISTEVDDDPRAAYFRQVQYGVYVRMALILTLLNIKVS; encoded by the coding sequence ATGAGACATTTAATGAGTCCTTTGGACTTCTCAGTAGAGGAACTGGATCAACTTCTGGACCTCGCAAATGATATTGAACAGCATCCGGCAAAATATGCTCATGCATGTGACGGAAAGATTATGGCAACATTATTCTATGAACCAAGTACTCGTACAAGATTAAGCCACGAAGCTGCCATGTTACGGCTTGGCGGAAGCGTACTCGGCTTTTCTTCTGCCGACTCCAGTTCTGCAGCAAAAGGAGAAAGCGTTTCCGATACGATCCGCACTGTATCCTGTTATGCCGATATCGCTGCCATGCGTCATCCAAAAGAAGGTGCTCCAATGGTTGCATGCCGTCACTCTTCTATTCCGGTAATCAATGCAGGAGATGGAGGACATCAGCACCCGACTCAGACACTTACAGACCTGTTAACAATCCGTTCTACAAAAGGACGGCTGAACAACCTCAAAATCGGACTTTGCGGTGATTTAAAATTCGGGCGTACCGTACATTCTCTTATCCATGCCCTTGTTCGCTACGAAGGCATCAGTTTCGTATTGATTTCTCCTGAAGAATTAAGACTTCCAAGCTATATCCGCGAAGACGTTCTCGACAAGAATCATATCCCATATGAGGAAGTCGTACGTCTGGAAGATGCTATGCCTTCTCTTGATATTTTATATATGACTCGCGTACAGAAAGAACGTTTCTTCAATGAAGAAGACTATGTACGCATGAAAGATTTTTATATCCTGGATAAAAAGAAAATGGAACTCGCAAAAGAAGATATGTTCGTTCTTCATCCACTTCCGCGTGTCAACGAAATTTCCACAGAAGTAGATGATGATCCGAGAGCCGCATATTTCCGTCAGG